The DNA sequence CCTGAAGTAAAGGATGACAAAATGTATGGACGCGGAACTGCAGATATGAAAGGCGGACTTTCTGCCATGATGGCAGCCATCACTGAGTTGAGTACATTAGACTTAGGCAATACCTCAGTTCAGCTGCATATTGTGTCTGATGAAGAAACCGGAGGTAACTTCTGTACTTCTTATTTAGTCGATAACGGTTATTTAGGCGACTTTGCGATTTGCGGTGAACCTACGCAATTAGGTGTAGGCTATAAAGCAAAAGGTGTTTTGCAAATGGATATGTTCTTTGAAGGCAAACCTGCACACGGCAGCAGGCCGTGGGAAGGTGACAATGCGATCATAAAAGCTTTTAAGACATATGAAGCTATAAAAGAACTGCCGTTCGCAAAAGTTTCGAGTGATTTATATGATGCCCCTTCAATCAATCTTGCTAAAATACTCGGCGGTGATGCTTATAATAAAGTACCGCAAAAGTGTGAGATGAATGTTGATATACGCTATTTGCCAGAACAATCCAGTGCAGAGATACTTGAAGAAATAAAAGAGATTACAGATGCCAACGTCAAGATTCATTATGAAGCTGTGCCGGTTAATAATGATATTGAAAGCAAGCCTATGCAGCTAATGCTAAGTTGTATCGAAGCAGCAACCCATTCTTCACCAAAAGTCTTCGGTCAGCATGGTACTTCTGATGCGGCTTATTATTTAAAACATGATGTACCAGCAATAGAGTTCGGACCTTCTGGTTCAGATTGGCATGGGGAAGGGGAGTATGTTGAACTGAAATCTATAGAATCATACCAAACAATTCTCGTTAATTTCGTACAAAGCTTCAGCCGAAAATAAAAAAGAATGAAAAAATCTTAGGAAATTAAAAACAGTATAAGCCTTGTCAAATCAACACTTGTTACACGACCGTCACTCTTACTTCAGACAAACGGCAGTCTGACCTTTGGGTTTAAAATATTACTCTAAGCTAAAAAAGGAAGTATCGTTACCTAAATATAGGTATTGATACTTCAAGCTTTGTTTGTATTAAAAAGAAGAAAGAGGAAGGTAGTTATATTTATGTGATTATTATTGGTAGAGCATTGGGTTAGTGGATATTAATAATTGTTGCATCGTTATTAGCAAATTTATTCAAGGTCTCACAATGAGACATAATTGTGGCACTGTCCATATTTTTACGTGACTTGTTTCTTTGGATTTTCTTTCGGATTATCGTGCTCAATTCTTGTTCTGATGAAGGTGTTTCAACATACTTATAAGCATTGCCGACGAATAGTTCACCTTCTCCCCTATGGTTAAAATAAATAATGTTTTCGATGAAGTCAGTTTTTAGTACACTTTGGCAAAATGTTGTAGATTTCATTACTTGTTGGAAGGGATGTCCATATTTTTTGAATTGAAATTGATTGTTTTCATTACAAAGTATAAAGGTCATATAACTATCATCGTTGTCAGTGAATAAGTATTTTTTCAAACCATCAAGATTATAGTCTTTTAAATTATCTTTGTGGAAGTTAAAGTAAATATCGCCTTTCCAATGTTTGGTTTCTATTGCAAAGAAACCATGATCACAGATGACAAAGTGATCTACTTGATGAATTTCTTCTTCATTTTCAACAATAATATTATTATATATTGCATAGTTTTTTATAAGCTTTTCTTCTTTTAAATTGAGAAATAACTTTTGCAGATGATTACTTGTTATTTGCTCTCCGATATTGAGTGATGACTGTAACAAGTGTTCAAGTGTTTTCACCTTTTTATTTAGCTGTGTGTTTTGCTGCTGGAGTGATTCTAGTGAATTGTTGTGCATAGGCATGTATTCCCTCCGTAGTTAATAGTATTATAGAAAAAGTTTTTTGCAATAGTGTTTAATTACAAAAGTACAATGATACAATAGGGGTTGCATACAATTATTTGACCATCTGATTTAGTTCAAAGCTATTATGAATGGGAGGAGTTAAAGTGTCAATACCAAAGCTGATTGGACATCAAACTGAAATTCTATATGTGCCAGATAATCAAAACATGGTAATTACTGGTAGTGCTGGATGTGGTAAATCATTATTAGCTATTTATCGTATTTATTGGCTCTCTAAAAAGTATCCAACAGAAAGCATAGTATTGTTAACCTTTAATAGAGCAGTTAACGATGATATGAATCGTAAACTAAAATACTTAGCAGAGCAATGGGGAGATGGGTTACCTCAGAATTTGACAATAATGACCTATCATAAATTTATGAGAGAAGTATTACAGAAATTAGTTGCAAATTACTCTGACAGATACTATGAATTGAACAAATACATAGGTTCAAAAAAATTGATACCTTACAATAGTAATAGGAATGTACAAATTAAAGCAGCATTAGAAAAAGTTAAAGAAAAATATAGTGATGAAGATGAAAGTACGTTTAATCGCCCATTACAAACATTTATTGATGAAGTAATTTGGCTACAACAAATGTCAGTGGATTCATATGAGATGTATGAAGAAATGGAACGCATTGGCAGAAGAGGGACACGTGTAGAGCGGTCTAAACGCAAATATTTTTATGAAGTATATGAAGCGTATTTAGGGATAAGACAAGAGGAAAATCGTTATTTTGATTTTGAAGATATTGGATCGATAATTTGTAAAATTATTGAAAAGCTCAAAGATGAACCTAATATTGAAACACTTACGAGTTATAAGTATATATTAGTGGATGAGTTTCAAGATTTTACTTCGGATATGTTGAAAACAGTTAATGTATTAAGTGATAGCACAGGAGCAATGGTTCTATTGGGAGATATTAATCAAGGTGTATTCGGAAAAAGGATCTCTTATAAGTCTTTAGGTATAGATATGAGGAGTTATAAAAAGTATCAGCTCAATCAAAATTATCGAAATAGTAAGCCAATTAGTGAGTTTGCATTGAAACTATCTCAATCTAAGTATTTTGATAAAAGTAATGAGTTCTATGCAGAGGCTAAACTAGGGGTTGGAGAAGGACCTAAACCTAAAATTATGAAGTACGATAACGAAAGCGACGAACTAACAATGATGTATCAGTTTCTTTCAAGTAATACCATTCAGCAGACGGATAGAAGTGTTTGTGTCATTTTACCAACAATCAAAGCACAAGAATTTACAGGTTATATGAAACATCATGGGCTAAATGTAGTGAGTGTTAAAGATAAAAATAAATTTGAAATAAGTAAATTATTCTATGGAACATATCGAGAAATAAAAGGTCTGGAGTTTGATATTGTCATTATGCCATTTTTAAGCGAATCTATATTTATTGAAAGTATTATGAATGACAACAAAGAACTTGAAATTGATAAAGATGATTGGGACTTAGAAGATATAGACGATGAAATTTTAGAGGCATATATTGCTCAATATTATGTCGGTGTAACGCGTGCTAAGGAAAAGTTAGTGATTATTCATTCAGGAAATAGAACTCCACTTATGCCTGAAGATTTATTTGGTGAATATGTTGAAGAATAGGAGGTAAAAAATGTTTGAATCAATTTTAAAAGAGCGTGAAATTACGAGATTATGTCACTTCACTAAATCTAAAAACTTACCTTTTATTTTAGGTGAAGGCATAGATAGTGACGATGGTATTCTAGCGAACAATTTTATATCTGATACTTCCTTTCTCGATAAAACAGATAAAGATAGATATGATAAGCATGAAGATTACATATGCACTTCTGTGCAGTATCCGAACTGCTATTATTTTTCATCAGTATTAAAGAGAAGTATTAATCAGATTTTTAATGAATGGGTTATTTTATTAATAGATCCAAAAGTTATTGATCAAACTACTAAATTTTGTTCGGTTAATGCTGCTACGAAAGGGGGAACATTAATAGAAAAGGGTCCTGAAGCATTAGAAAAAATGTTTGATGAAGTAGTAGTAGGAAAAACCGACTTTTATAGACCAGATAGTTATCCAGATAATACCCCGACTAATATACAAGGTGAAGTATTGGTATACAAAAAAGTAGCAAAAGAAGATATTATTGGACTTGTCTTTCCAACTGATAAAATTGCTGAGAATGAATGTTTACGGTTAGAACTTTGTGGTGTGAATATCAAAGATTATGATATTGTTTCGTCCAGCGATTTATTTGAAAAGAAAGAAGTGGTGAAATTATTAAAAAAAGGTGAGTTGCCTTATGAAAAGGTGATGAAAATAAGTAATCATGGCTGATAGATATGTATATTATATAGATAATCAAAGCTCGAAATTTATGAAAGAAAACATTACATTTCAATGGTATCCTGGATTTGCAAAAAAGCAAAAACAAAAGAGCGTGGTTAGTTTACACGAAGCATTTTTGTCATGTTTTCCTACCTCCAATGTACTTGAAGTATCGAGTAAATCTACAAATTCGGTGGGGGTTCAGGCAAGTGCATTCAATCTCAGTATTCAGACGGTAAAAGGACACACATTTACAGTTGAACAATTATTTCAATCTAGTAAAGTTTATAAAAAAGCAGGACGACACAACTATATGTTGAGAGACGGCTATACATCACGAGAGATGAAATTAAAATTAAAGCAAATAGACTCAAATGATGTAATGATTAGTTACCACTGCTTCGGAAGAGATTTCAAGTTGGAGCCCAAAACACTTTTCTATAATTGGTTATATGTTAATGCGTTAACTCAAAATGAAAAACTCGCTAATGAAATTCTAAAATATGATGCGTTTACTGATATAGAATTCAACCCTAAACGTTCCTATAATTGTCAGGCAGAAGCATGCTCTATTTATGTTTCACTTGTTAAAAGAGGTTTGTTAAATAAAGCATTAGAGAATTTGGAATCATTTGAAAGTGTTGTTTATGGTAAAGGTGAGTGAAACTGAAATTTTATGATGAAAGATAATGAAATAGACAAGTAAGACTACGGATCCTTATACAAAATGAGTGGAAAACATCGTATAAATTTAATCGATATAACATTTCTTTACTTTAAAGGAATTATGATAATTTTAGTAATCTAATTCCAAATAACTTTAATAGAAAAACACATTTGGATAACTTAAAAAGACATCCTGACATGGTCAAATAGTAGTTTGAACTGCTCCCTGTCAAGTAGACAGGAAAAAAACAAAAAATAATTTATTGGGAATCTGATAAACAAATTTTAAGTTACTGTACAAATGAGTTGATAAATCTCGTTTGTACAGTTTTTTTATTCTCCTAGCGCACTATCGTTTGCTTGATCTGGTAAAAAAAGTGGTGCGCTACGCACACTACTTCTTTTACCAGATTATTTAGGGTAGACATTAGTTAGAAGTTAAGCAATTAATCTTTCCATTTCCAAAGTAATTCTCTCATTGTTGTAAAAATCAATGTATTCTTTAAACTGCGAGCGTGCAGTTTTTATATCCTTGAATTTATAATGTCTATTACCGCGATAAATTTCTGATTTCATTATTCCCCAAAATGATTCCATTGGACTATTATCTATGCATCGTCCGACTCGTGACATGCTTTGAATAACACCTTGCTCATCGAGCAAGAATTTAAAATGTTTGCTTGTATATTGAAAACCTCTGTCGCTATGTAGTATTAAGCCGCTTATATTTTTCACTTTCTTTAACGCTTTATTGAAAGTATTAAAAACCAGCTGATTGTTATTTGAATAACTTATATCATAGCTTACAATTTTACCTGTTCCGAGATCTCTGATAGCGCTTAAATAAAATTTCCTTCCATTTTCTAAAATAAGTTCTGTCACATCTGTTACCCATTTTTTGTTAGCTTCCGTTTCACTAAATTCTCTATCTAATAAATTCTCTGCAGTAATAGTAGGTGTTGAGGGTCTATATCTTTTTCTTGCAGCACGTATGCAAGATTTTAGACCTAATTTTTTCATTAAACGATATACTCGTTTACGACTTACTTTTTTATCCAGTCTTAAACAGATATATATACGAATACGACGATAACCATATTTACCGTTGTATTTATTGAAAATCCACAAGATTTCTTTCATTAATATTTCATCTTCAATTTCACGCTGTGTTTTAAATTCTCTTCTCTTTCTCCACTTATAATAACTGGCTCTAGAAATTCCAACCACCTTACATAACAGAGTTATTGGATATTCATTTTTTAAGTCTTCTATTACAAGGTACTCAACTATTTGTCTAAACGGCGATTGATCAGCTCTCTTTCTTTCTCCTTCAACTTTTTTAAAATCTTGTTTTCCATTTCTAAGTATTTGATTCTTTCTTCAAGAGCTTTTGTTTTAGCTAATGCTTGTTCTTCATCAGTCATTGTCTGAGTTGGCTTACCTTTACCTCTTCCGTCTACAAGACCGGCACTTCCAAATTGTTCATATTTTTTAACCCAACTATATACTTGGCCATAATTAACATTATATTTTAAAGCTGTTTTCTTATAATCTTTTTCTGACTCAATACATGCTTCTACTATTTCTACACGTTCTTCGAACGTTGTTTTTCTCGCTTTCATTGAATACACCCCTAGTAATGGAGAATATGAAACATTCTCTTTTCCTAAAGTATATCGTTTTATCCAATCCCTAACAGTAGAATATGCTGGAATATTATATTTTATTGCTAAATCAACAGCAGAAACA is a window from the Staphylococcus sp. IVB6181 genome containing:
- a CDS encoding M20 family metallopeptidase, yielding MSCTTELLEALVEFNSANQAMANKTIDFCEQWLKDKGLEAEVLINEGYKMLVCTVGKGEQKIIFNGHVDVVSGEPYQFQPEVKDDKMYGRGTADMKGGLSAMMAAITELSTLDLGNTSVQLHIVSDEETGGNFCTSYLVDNGYLGDFAICGEPTQLGVGYKAKGVLQMDMFFEGKPAHGSRPWEGDNAIIKAFKTYEAIKELPFAKVSSDLYDAPSINLAKILGGDAYNKVPQKCEMNVDIRYLPEQSSAEILEEIKEITDANVKIHYEAVPVNNDIESKPMQLMLSCIEAATHSSPKVFGQHGTSDAAYYLKHDVPAIEFGPSGSDWHGEGEYVELKSIESYQTILVNFVQSFSRK
- a CDS encoding nuclease-related domain-containing protein produces the protein MPMHNNSLESLQQQNTQLNKKVKTLEHLLQSSLNIGEQITSNHLQKLFLNLKEEKLIKNYAIYNNIIVENEEEIHQVDHFVICDHGFFAIETKHWKGDIYFNFHKDNLKDYNLDGLKKYLFTDNDDSYMTFILCNENNQFQFKKYGHPFQQVMKSTTFCQSVLKTDFIENIIYFNHRGEGELFVGNAYKYVETPSSEQELSTIIRKKIQRNKSRKNMDSATIMSHCETLNKFANNDATIINIH
- a CDS encoding UvrD-helicase domain-containing protein; translated protein: MSIPKLIGHQTEILYVPDNQNMVITGSAGCGKSLLAIYRIYWLSKKYPTESIVLLTFNRAVNDDMNRKLKYLAEQWGDGLPQNLTIMTYHKFMREVLQKLVANYSDRYYELNKYIGSKKLIPYNSNRNVQIKAALEKVKEKYSDEDESTFNRPLQTFIDEVIWLQQMSVDSYEMYEEMERIGRRGTRVERSKRKYFYEVYEAYLGIRQEENRYFDFEDIGSIICKIIEKLKDEPNIETLTSYKYILVDEFQDFTSDMLKTVNVLSDSTGAMVLLGDINQGVFGKRISYKSLGIDMRSYKKYQLNQNYRNSKPISEFALKLSQSKYFDKSNEFYAEAKLGVGEGPKPKIMKYDNESDELTMMYQFLSSNTIQQTDRSVCVILPTIKAQEFTGYMKHHGLNVVSVKDKNKFEISKLFYGTYREIKGLEFDIVIMPFLSESIFIESIMNDNKELEIDKDDWDLEDIDDEILEAYIAQYYVGVTRAKEKLVIIHSGNRTPLMPEDLFGEYVEE
- a CDS encoding DUF4433 domain-containing protein, whose translation is MFESILKEREITRLCHFTKSKNLPFILGEGIDSDDGILANNFISDTSFLDKTDKDRYDKHEDYICTSVQYPNCYYFSSVLKRSINQIFNEWVILLIDPKVIDQTTKFCSVNAATKGGTLIEKGPEALEKMFDEVVVGKTDFYRPDSYPDNTPTNIQGEVLVYKKVAKEDIIGLVFPTDKIAENECLRLELCGVNIKDYDIVSSSDLFEKKEVVKLLKKGELPYEKVMKISNHG
- a CDS encoding DUF6977 family protein: MADRYVYYIDNQSSKFMKENITFQWYPGFAKKQKQKSVVSLHEAFLSCFPTSNVLEVSSKSTNSVGVQASAFNLSIQTVKGHTFTVEQLFQSSKVYKKAGRHNYMLRDGYTSREMKLKLKQIDSNDVMISYHCFGRDFKLEPKTLFYNWLYVNALTQNEKLANEILKYDAFTDIEFNPKRSYNCQAEACSIYVSLVKRGLLNKALENLESFESVVYGKGE
- a CDS encoding IS3 family transposase (programmed frameshift) — encoded protein: MSKYLESDIKLFLLTFSLIDEGYSCNEAIEKSGIELNRKQVMFKYHQYKVHGVEVLLPKKSNNTYSKAFKETIVQEYLTEGVSAVDLAIKYNIPAYSTVRDWIKRYTLGKENVSYSPLLGVYSMKARKTTFEERVEIVEACIESEKDYKKTALKYNVNYGQVYSWVKKYEQFGSAGLVDGRGKGKPTQTMTDEEQALAKTKALEERIKYLEMENKILKKLKEKEREDQSPFRQIVEYLVIEDLKNEYPITLLCKVVGISRASYYKWRKRREFKTQREIEDEILMKEILWIFNKYNGKYGYRRIRIYICLRLDKKVSRKRVYRLMKKLGLKSCIRAARKRYRPSTPTITAENLLDREFSETEANKKWVTDVTELILENGRKFYLSAIRDLGTGKIVSYDISYSNNNQLVFNTFNKALKKVKNISGLILHSDRGFQYTSKHFKFLLDEQGVIQSMSRVGRCIDNSPMESFWGIMKSEIYRGNRHYKFKDIKTARSQFKEYIDFYNNERITLEMERLIA